In Puniceicoccales bacterium, a genomic segment contains:
- the der gene encoding ribosome biogenesis GTPase Der, with the protein MNPCFTIAIVGRPNVGKSRLFNRLTKKRTSIVHDQPGVTRDIITDEIANGILLMDTGGVCFSDSNASDPMISSIENQVQLAISLADMIFFVVDALDGCLPLDREIAEKLRVSGKKVLVIANKIDRSANVYLADVFYDLGLGDPIPVSAEHGFGEEELSAIVENTTADFTFQSKEEQDNRTRICFVGGPNVGKSSIVNALLGEKRMIVSDVPGTTRDSVYCDMDFNSDSGSGKFRLLDTAGLRDNRKINSPVEYFSSIRTEKSIKESDVVFLVIDALKGITKNDKKLAHQVVELGKLLIPVVNKWDLAQDSFSKTKNNGIDGYDDLYDFTAKFEKAIGSELHAIPGSKVIFVSAKTGYNTASILEECLILQARATRNISTGFLNRMISKLMVANQPQVMTGRRFKVYYCVQTGILPYRFRIFCNQSSRLSDNYKKYLENGLRNELNLDGCSIFFELVEKEHRYKKPIPG; encoded by the coding sequence AGGCTTACCAAGAAAAGAACCTCAATAGTCCACGATCAACCAGGTGTGACCCGTGATATCATTACCGATGAGATTGCTAATGGGATTCTGTTGATGGATACCGGCGGTGTATGTTTCTCGGATAGCAATGCCAGTGATCCGATGATTTCTTCAATCGAGAATCAGGTACAACTGGCGATTAGCTTGGCCGATATGATTTTTTTTGTTGTGGATGCATTGGATGGTTGCCTGCCACTGGACAGGGAAATCGCTGAAAAGCTGCGTGTTTCTGGGAAAAAAGTCCTTGTCATTGCAAATAAAATAGATCGTAGTGCCAATGTCTATTTAGCAGATGTGTTTTATGATCTAGGCCTTGGTGATCCTATCCCAGTTTCCGCGGAGCATGGGTTTGGTGAAGAAGAATTATCTGCCATTGTGGAAAATACTACGGCCGATTTTACCTTCCAATCTAAAGAAGAGCAGGATAATAGGACTAGGATATGTTTTGTCGGCGGCCCAAATGTGGGCAAGTCATCGATAGTAAATGCATTGCTTGGCGAGAAGAGGATGATTGTAAGCGATGTTCCCGGAACCACGAGGGATTCGGTGTATTGTGATATGGATTTCAACTCAGACAGTGGCTCTGGGAAGTTCAGATTGCTCGACACGGCTGGCCTAAGAGATAACCGCAAGATTAATTCGCCGGTGGAATATTTTTCATCGATCAGGACTGAAAAATCAATAAAGGAATCCGATGTGGTTTTTCTGGTGATAGATGCGCTAAAGGGCATCACGAAAAACGACAAAAAATTGGCTCATCAGGTGGTAGAACTTGGTAAACTTTTGATACCTGTGGTCAATAAGTGGGATTTGGCCCAGGATAGCTTTTCAAAAACAAAAAATAATGGCATTGATGGCTACGATGACCTATATGATTTCACAGCAAAATTTGAGAAAGCCATTGGCTCGGAGCTGCATGCTATACCCGGATCAAAGGTGATATTTGTTTCGGCTAAAACAGGATATAATACGGCTAGTATACTTGAAGAATGCCTGATACTCCAAGCAAGGGCAACGAGAAATATATCGACAGGATTTTTGAATCGTATGATCTCAAAATTGATGGTTGCCAACCAGCCACAGGTTATGACCGGCAGAAGGTTTAAGGTTTACTACTGTGTTCAGACAGGAATTCTGCCATACCGATTCAGGATATTTTGCAACCAGTCTTCAAGGCTGTCAGATAACTACAAAAAATATCTGGAAAACGGTCTACGTAATGAGCTAAACCTGGATGGATGCTCTATATTTTTTGAATTGGTCGAAAAAGAACATAGATATAAGAAACCAATACCTGGCTAG